A window of Ictidomys tridecemlineatus isolate mIctTri1 chromosome 15, mIctTri1.hap1, whole genome shotgun sequence contains these coding sequences:
- the LOC101958629 gene encoding ATP-dependent RNA helicase DDX19A isoform X1 — protein MILIWRVVNSYLDVQNLRKGNILMSSLQIKEEKVKPDTNGVIKTSTTAEKTDEEEKEDRAAQSLLNKLIRSNLVDNTNQVEVLQRDPNSPLYSVKSFEELRLKPQLLQGVYAMGFNRPSKIQENALPMMLAEPPQNLIAQSQSGTGKTAAFVLAMLSRVEPTDRYPQCLCLSPTYELALQTGKVIEQMGKFHPELKLAYAVRGNKLERGQKISEQIVIGTPGTVLDWCSKLRFIDPKRIKVFVLDEADVMIATQGHQDQSIRIQRMLPRNCQMLLFSATFEDSVWKFAQKVVPDPNIIKLKREEETLDTIKQYYVLCNNRDEKFQALCNLYGAITIAQAMIFCHTRKTASWLAAELSKEGHQVALLSGEMMVEQRAAVIERFREGKEKVLVTTNVCARGIDVEQVSVVINFDLPVDKDGNPDNETYLHRIGRTGRFGKRGLAVNMVDSKHSMNILNRIQEHFNKKIERLDTDDLDEIEKIAN, from the exons ATGATTTTGATATGGAGAGTGGTGAATTCATATTTGGATGTTCAGAATTTGAGAAAAGGCAACATCTTG ATGAGCAGTTTGCAGATCAAGGAAGAGAAGGTCAAACCAGATACCAATG GTGTTATCAAAACCAGTACCACTGCAGAGAAGACAGATGAAGAAGAGAAAG AGGACAGAGCTGCCCAGTCTTTACTCAACAAGCTGATCCGAAGCAACCTTGTGGATAACACTAACCAAGTGGAAGTCCTACAGCGGGATCCGAACTCCCCGCTCTACTCAGTGAAGTCTTTTGAAGAGCTTCGACT GAAGCCGCAGCTTCTCCAGGGAGTCTATGCCATGGGTTTCAATCGACCATCCAAGATACAAGAAAATGCGTTACCCATGATGCTTGCTGAACC TCCACAGAACCTGATTGCCCAGTCTCAGTCTGGCACTGGAAAAACAGCTGCCTTTGTCCTGGCCATGCTTAGCAGAGTAGAACCAACAGACAGATACCCTCAG TGTCTGTGCCTCTCCCCTACATATGAATTGGCACTTCAAACAGGAAAAGTGATTGAGCAGATGGGCAAATTTCATCCAGAACTAAAGCTTGCTTATGCTGTTCGAGGCAATAAAT TGGAAAGGGGTCAGAAGATCAGTGAGCAGATTGTCATTGGTACCCCTGGGACTGTCCTGGACTGGTGCTCCAAGCTCAGGTTCATTGACCCTAAGAGGATCAAGGTATTTGTTCTAGATGAGGCCGACGTGATGATAGCCACTCAAGGCCACCAAGATCAGAGCATCCGCATCCAGAG GATGCTGCCCAGGAACTGCCAGAtgttgcttttctctgccaccttTGAAGACTCTGTGTGGAAGTTTGCCCAGAAAGTGGTCCCAGACCCAAACATTATCAAACTAAAGCGTGAGGAGGAGACATTGGACACCATTAAGCAGTATTATGTCCTGTGCAATAACAGAGACGAGAAGTTCCAGGCCTTGTGCAACCTGTATGGGGCCATCACCATCGCACAAGCCATGATCTTCTGCCAT ACTCGCAAAACAGCTAGTTGGTTGGCAGCAGAGCTCTCAAAAGAAGGCCACCAGGTGGCTCTGCTGAGTGGAGAAATGATGGTGGAGCAGAGGGCTGCTGTGATTGAGCGCTTCCGAGAGGGCAAAGAGAAGGTTCTGGTGACCACCAATGTGTGTGCTCGTG GCATCGATGTTGAACAAGTGTCTGTGGTCATCAACTTTGATCTTCCTGTGGACAAGGACGGGAACCCAGATAACGAGACCTACCTGCACCGGATTGGGCGCACTGGCCGCTTTGGCAAGAGAGGCCTGGCCGTGAACATGGTTGACAGCAAGCACAGCATGAACATCCTGAACAGAATCCAGGAACATTTTA ATAAGAAGATAGAAAGATTGGACACAGATGATTTGGACGAGATTGAGAAAATAGCCAACTGA
- the LOC101958629 gene encoding ATP-dependent RNA helicase DDX19A isoform X4 produces the protein MATDSWALAVDEQEAAVKSMSSLQIKEEKVKPDTNGVIKTSTTAEKTDEEEKEDRAAQSLLNKLIRSNLVDNTNQVEVLQRDPNSPLYSVKSFEELRLKPQLLQGVYAMGFNRPSKIQENALPMMLAEPPQNLIAQSQSGTGKTAAFVLAMLSRVEPTDRYPQCLCLSPTYELALQTGKVIEQMGKFHPELKLAYAVRGNKLERGQKISEQIVIGTPGTVLDWCSKLRFIDPKRIKVFVLDEADVMIATQGHQDQSIRIQRMLPRNCQMLLFSATFEDSVWKFAQKVVPDPNIIKLKREEETLDTIKQYYVLCNNRDEKFQALCNLYGAITIAQAMIFCHTRKTASWLAAELSKEGHQVALLSGEMMVEQRAAVIERFREGKEKVLVTTNVCARGIDVEQVSVVINFDLPVDKDGNPDNETYLHRIGRTGRFGKRGLAVNMVDSKHSMNILNRIQEHFNKKIERLDTDDLDEIEKIAN, from the exons ATGGCCACCGACTCGTGGGCCCTGGCGGTGGACGAACAGGAGGCGGCTGTCAAGTCG ATGAGCAGTTTGCAGATCAAGGAAGAGAAGGTCAAACCAGATACCAATG GTGTTATCAAAACCAGTACCACTGCAGAGAAGACAGATGAAGAAGAGAAAG AGGACAGAGCTGCCCAGTCTTTACTCAACAAGCTGATCCGAAGCAACCTTGTGGATAACACTAACCAAGTGGAAGTCCTACAGCGGGATCCGAACTCCCCGCTCTACTCAGTGAAGTCTTTTGAAGAGCTTCGACT GAAGCCGCAGCTTCTCCAGGGAGTCTATGCCATGGGTTTCAATCGACCATCCAAGATACAAGAAAATGCGTTACCCATGATGCTTGCTGAACC TCCACAGAACCTGATTGCCCAGTCTCAGTCTGGCACTGGAAAAACAGCTGCCTTTGTCCTGGCCATGCTTAGCAGAGTAGAACCAACAGACAGATACCCTCAG TGTCTGTGCCTCTCCCCTACATATGAATTGGCACTTCAAACAGGAAAAGTGATTGAGCAGATGGGCAAATTTCATCCAGAACTAAAGCTTGCTTATGCTGTTCGAGGCAATAAAT TGGAAAGGGGTCAGAAGATCAGTGAGCAGATTGTCATTGGTACCCCTGGGACTGTCCTGGACTGGTGCTCCAAGCTCAGGTTCATTGACCCTAAGAGGATCAAGGTATTTGTTCTAGATGAGGCCGACGTGATGATAGCCACTCAAGGCCACCAAGATCAGAGCATCCGCATCCAGAG GATGCTGCCCAGGAACTGCCAGAtgttgcttttctctgccaccttTGAAGACTCTGTGTGGAAGTTTGCCCAGAAAGTGGTCCCAGACCCAAACATTATCAAACTAAAGCGTGAGGAGGAGACATTGGACACCATTAAGCAGTATTATGTCCTGTGCAATAACAGAGACGAGAAGTTCCAGGCCTTGTGCAACCTGTATGGGGCCATCACCATCGCACAAGCCATGATCTTCTGCCAT ACTCGCAAAACAGCTAGTTGGTTGGCAGCAGAGCTCTCAAAAGAAGGCCACCAGGTGGCTCTGCTGAGTGGAGAAATGATGGTGGAGCAGAGGGCTGCTGTGATTGAGCGCTTCCGAGAGGGCAAAGAGAAGGTTCTGGTGACCACCAATGTGTGTGCTCGTG GCATCGATGTTGAACAAGTGTCTGTGGTCATCAACTTTGATCTTCCTGTGGACAAGGACGGGAACCCAGATAACGAGACCTACCTGCACCGGATTGGGCGCACTGGCCGCTTTGGCAAGAGAGGCCTGGCCGTGAACATGGTTGACAGCAAGCACAGCATGAACATCCTGAACAGAATCCAGGAACATTTTA ATAAGAAGATAGAAAGATTGGACACAGATGATTTGGACGAGATTGAGAAAATAGCCAACTGA
- the LOC101958629 gene encoding ATP-dependent RNA helicase DDX19A isoform X3, giving the protein MGFNRPSKIQENALPMMLAEPPQNLIAQSQSGTGKTAAFVLAMLSRVEPTDRYPQCLCLSPTYELALQTGKVIEQMGKFHPELKLAYAVRGNKLERGQKISEQIVIGTPGTVLDWCSKLRFIDPKRIKVFVLDEADVMIATQGHQDQSIRIQRMLPRNCQMLLFSATFEDSVWKFAQKVVPDPNIIKLKREEETLDTIKQYYVLCNNRDEKFQALCNLYGAITIAQAMIFCHTRKTASWLAAELSKEGHQVALLSGEMMVEQRAAVIERFREGKEKVLVTTNVCARGIDVEQVSVVINFDLPVDKDGNPDNETYLHRIGRTGRFGKRGLAVNMVDSKHSMNILNRIQEHFNKKIERLDTDDLDEIEKIAN; this is encoded by the exons ATGGGTTTCAATCGACCATCCAAGATACAAGAAAATGCGTTACCCATGATGCTTGCTGAACC TCCACAGAACCTGATTGCCCAGTCTCAGTCTGGCACTGGAAAAACAGCTGCCTTTGTCCTGGCCATGCTTAGCAGAGTAGAACCAACAGACAGATACCCTCAG TGTCTGTGCCTCTCCCCTACATATGAATTGGCACTTCAAACAGGAAAAGTGATTGAGCAGATGGGCAAATTTCATCCAGAACTAAAGCTTGCTTATGCTGTTCGAGGCAATAAAT TGGAAAGGGGTCAGAAGATCAGTGAGCAGATTGTCATTGGTACCCCTGGGACTGTCCTGGACTGGTGCTCCAAGCTCAGGTTCATTGACCCTAAGAGGATCAAGGTATTTGTTCTAGATGAGGCCGACGTGATGATAGCCACTCAAGGCCACCAAGATCAGAGCATCCGCATCCAGAG GATGCTGCCCAGGAACTGCCAGAtgttgcttttctctgccaccttTGAAGACTCTGTGTGGAAGTTTGCCCAGAAAGTGGTCCCAGACCCAAACATTATCAAACTAAAGCGTGAGGAGGAGACATTGGACACCATTAAGCAGTATTATGTCCTGTGCAATAACAGAGACGAGAAGTTCCAGGCCTTGTGCAACCTGTATGGGGCCATCACCATCGCACAAGCCATGATCTTCTGCCAT ACTCGCAAAACAGCTAGTTGGTTGGCAGCAGAGCTCTCAAAAGAAGGCCACCAGGTGGCTCTGCTGAGTGGAGAAATGATGGTGGAGCAGAGGGCTGCTGTGATTGAGCGCTTCCGAGAGGGCAAAGAGAAGGTTCTGGTGACCACCAATGTGTGTGCTCGTG GCATCGATGTTGAACAAGTGTCTGTGGTCATCAACTTTGATCTTCCTGTGGACAAGGACGGGAACCCAGATAACGAGACCTACCTGCACCGGATTGGGCGCACTGGCCGCTTTGGCAAGAGAGGCCTGGCCGTGAACATGGTTGACAGCAAGCACAGCATGAACATCCTGAACAGAATCCAGGAACATTTTA ATAAGAAGATAGAAAGATTGGACACAGATGATTTGGACGAGATTGAGAAAATAGCCAACTGA
- the LOC101958629 gene encoding ATP-dependent RNA helicase DDX19A isoform X2 has product MILIWRVVNSYLDVQNLRKGNILMSSLQIKEEKVKPDTNGVIKTSTTAEKTDEEEKEDRAAQSLLNKLIRSNLVDNTNQVEVLQRDPNSPLYSVKSFEELRLKPQLLQGVYAMGFNRPSKIQENALPMMLAEPPQNLIAQSQSGTGKTAAFVLAMLSRVEPTDRYPQCLCLSPTYELALQTGKVIEQMGKFHPELKLAYAVRGNKLERGQKISEQIVIGTPGTVLDWCSKLRFIDPKRIKVFVLDEADVMIATQGHQDQSIRIQRMLPRNCQMLLFSATFEDSVWKFAQKVVPDPNIIKLKREEETLDTIKQYYVLCNNRDEKFQALCNLYGAITIAQAMIFCHASMLNKCLWSSTLIFLWTRTGTQITRPTCTGLGALAALAREAWP; this is encoded by the exons ATGATTTTGATATGGAGAGTGGTGAATTCATATTTGGATGTTCAGAATTTGAGAAAAGGCAACATCTTG ATGAGCAGTTTGCAGATCAAGGAAGAGAAGGTCAAACCAGATACCAATG GTGTTATCAAAACCAGTACCACTGCAGAGAAGACAGATGAAGAAGAGAAAG AGGACAGAGCTGCCCAGTCTTTACTCAACAAGCTGATCCGAAGCAACCTTGTGGATAACACTAACCAAGTGGAAGTCCTACAGCGGGATCCGAACTCCCCGCTCTACTCAGTGAAGTCTTTTGAAGAGCTTCGACT GAAGCCGCAGCTTCTCCAGGGAGTCTATGCCATGGGTTTCAATCGACCATCCAAGATACAAGAAAATGCGTTACCCATGATGCTTGCTGAACC TCCACAGAACCTGATTGCCCAGTCTCAGTCTGGCACTGGAAAAACAGCTGCCTTTGTCCTGGCCATGCTTAGCAGAGTAGAACCAACAGACAGATACCCTCAG TGTCTGTGCCTCTCCCCTACATATGAATTGGCACTTCAAACAGGAAAAGTGATTGAGCAGATGGGCAAATTTCATCCAGAACTAAAGCTTGCTTATGCTGTTCGAGGCAATAAAT TGGAAAGGGGTCAGAAGATCAGTGAGCAGATTGTCATTGGTACCCCTGGGACTGTCCTGGACTGGTGCTCCAAGCTCAGGTTCATTGACCCTAAGAGGATCAAGGTATTTGTTCTAGATGAGGCCGACGTGATGATAGCCACTCAAGGCCACCAAGATCAGAGCATCCGCATCCAGAG GATGCTGCCCAGGAACTGCCAGAtgttgcttttctctgccaccttTGAAGACTCTGTGTGGAAGTTTGCCCAGAAAGTGGTCCCAGACCCAAACATTATCAAACTAAAGCGTGAGGAGGAGACATTGGACACCATTAAGCAGTATTATGTCCTGTGCAATAACAGAGACGAGAAGTTCCAGGCCTTGTGCAACCTGTATGGGGCCATCACCATCGCACAAGCCATGATCTTCTGCCAT GCATCGATGTTGAACAAGTGTCTGTGGTCATCAACTTTGATCTTCCTGTGGACAAGGACGGGAACCCAGATAACGAGACCTACCTGCACCGGATTGGGCGCACTGGCCGCTTTGGCAAGAGAGGCCTGGCCGTGA